The Sphingobium aromaticiconvertens genome has a segment encoding these proteins:
- a CDS encoding acetyl-CoA C-acyltransferase, producing MTDPIIISPYARTPMGGFQGALSGVTATRLGSIAVKAAVERSGCPLDAIDRIYMGCVLPAGLGQAPARQAALGANLPESIEATTINKMCGSGMQATIMAAEALASGGADVVIAGGMESMTNAPYALPKHRGGARIGHDRIIDTMMMDGLEDAYEKGKAMGAFAQLTAEDYQFTREAMDAYAIESLTRANNAITSAAFTDEVVSVAITVRGGETIVTQDEQPGKAKPDKIPSLKPAFAKDGTITAASSASISDGAAALVLTRASVAQELHLKQEARLVATAAHAHAPALFTTAPVFAIRKVLDKAGWSIDEVDLFEVNEAFAAVAMIAMHDLAIPHHKINVNGGATALGHPIGSSGARIIVTLIAALKARNLKKGVAALCIGGGEATAVAVELV from the coding sequence ATGACCGATCCGATTATCATCTCCCCCTATGCACGAACACCGATGGGGGGCTTTCAAGGCGCGCTCTCCGGCGTCACCGCCACCCGGTTGGGTTCAATCGCAGTCAAGGCGGCGGTCGAGCGTTCCGGTTGCCCCCTGGATGCCATCGACCGCATCTATATGGGCTGCGTCCTCCCGGCAGGGCTTGGCCAGGCACCAGCACGACAGGCGGCGCTGGGTGCAAACCTGCCGGAATCCATTGAAGCCACTACGATCAACAAGATGTGCGGCTCTGGGATGCAGGCCACGATCATGGCGGCCGAGGCGCTGGCTTCCGGTGGCGCGGACGTTGTGATCGCCGGTGGCATGGAAAGTATGACCAATGCCCCCTACGCGCTTCCCAAACATCGCGGGGGCGCTCGTATTGGTCATGACCGGATCATCGATACCATGATGATGGATGGCCTGGAAGACGCTTACGAGAAGGGCAAGGCAATGGGCGCCTTTGCGCAACTTACAGCGGAGGACTATCAATTCACACGCGAAGCTATGGACGCTTATGCGATAGAGAGCCTCACACGAGCCAACAATGCGATTACCAGCGCTGCTTTTACAGACGAGGTTGTATCGGTCGCTATCACGGTTCGTGGCGGGGAAACAATCGTCACTCAGGATGAACAGCCGGGTAAAGCAAAACCGGATAAGATACCTAGTCTCAAGCCGGCCTTCGCAAAGGACGGCACTATCACGGCCGCCAGTTCGGCGTCCATTTCGGACGGTGCCGCTGCGCTGGTGTTGACGCGCGCAAGCGTTGCGCAGGAACTGCATCTCAAGCAAGAAGCCCGCCTCGTCGCCACCGCCGCCCATGCCCATGCACCCGCCTTGTTCACGACCGCCCCCGTTTTCGCGATCCGCAAGGTACTGGATAAGGCAGGATGGTCGATAGACGAAGTTGACCTGTTCGAGGTCAACGAGGCTTTTGCCGCTGTCGCCATGATCGCGATGCATGACCTCGCCATTCCGCACCACAAGATCAACGTCAATGGTGGTGCCACTGCACTTGGCCACCCGATCGGTTCCAGCGGCGCACGTATTATCGTCACATTGATCGCAGCACTTAAGGCACGGAACCTGAAGAAGGGCGTTGCCGCACTTTGCATCGGGGGCGGCGAAGCGACCGCCGTCGCGGTAGAGTTGGTTTAG
- a CDS encoding NAD(P)/FAD-dependent oxidoreductase gives MNADFDVVVAGAGHNSLVAAAYLAAAGMKVLVLERNAWIGGGAVTREVTVPGFRHDLHSTAHIMIQSNPLINRDELGLIGKFGLEYIRPEISFASVFDDGSVVLTYHDLDKTCESLAKISPRDAESYRRHVEKMKSILPMFVSGLHAPPLPFGTTIGLLEQSEQGRELIGIMNKSAMDIVNELFENEILKVHFAKFSSEAMSGPEEKGTGLVFNLIVGMSHSYHGGLPVGGSVALPEALVRCIEHHGGALRTEAEMVRVIVEGGQAVGVELKDGEEIRAKRAVIACIHPHTLDQFVAGVDPTVVADAKRTHHGGYSSMNTHYALHEAPRYTALEGLPDPMVVECLPAKLDTFRQEFDDLRYNRRPAHPSLVCATHTNFDKSRAPEGKATLYKYSFMPYDLNDGGSAAWDDVKEEAADRLLDFFRKFTTNMSSDNIIARHVDSPLDYERSTPSFRRGDVSGIGRYLYQFLGRRPTPALSQYAVPGVEKLYLSGPFMHPGGGVIGGGRATAIKIMGDLGMDFDRLFVE, from the coding sequence ATGAACGCAGATTTCGATGTCGTCGTGGCTGGCGCAGGACACAACTCGCTGGTGGCGGCAGCCTATCTTGCTGCGGCCGGAATGAAGGTGCTGGTGTTGGAGCGCAATGCCTGGATCGGCGGCGGCGCGGTTACGCGCGAAGTGACGGTTCCCGGCTTCCGGCACGATCTGCATTCCACCGCCCATATCATGATCCAGTCAAATCCACTGATCAATCGAGACGAACTGGGTCTGATCGGCAAATTCGGGCTGGAATATATCCGACCGGAAATCTCATTCGCCTCGGTCTTCGACGATGGATCGGTGGTCCTGACCTATCACGATCTGGACAAAACCTGCGAATCGCTGGCGAAAATCTCGCCGCGCGATGCCGAAAGCTATCGGCGCCACGTCGAAAAGATGAAGTCGATCCTTCCGATGTTCGTTTCCGGCCTTCATGCGCCCCCGCTGCCCTTCGGCACCACCATTGGCCTGCTTGAACAGAGCGAGCAGGGCCGCGAACTCATCGGGATCATGAACAAGAGCGCGATGGACATCGTCAACGAGCTTTTCGAGAACGAGATTCTGAAGGTTCATTTTGCGAAATTCTCGTCAGAGGCGATGTCCGGGCCTGAGGAGAAGGGCACAGGTCTGGTCTTCAACCTGATTGTCGGCATGTCGCACAGTTATCACGGGGGGCTTCCGGTAGGCGGCAGTGTGGCGCTTCCCGAGGCGCTGGTGCGCTGTATCGAACATCATGGCGGCGCACTGCGTACCGAAGCCGAAATGGTTCGGGTCATCGTCGAAGGCGGCCAGGCGGTTGGCGTCGAACTGAAGGACGGAGAAGAGATTCGTGCCAAGCGCGCGGTGATCGCCTGCATCCATCCACACACGCTTGATCAGTTCGTGGCCGGCGTGGACCCAACCGTCGTGGCCGATGCCAAGCGCACGCATCATGGCGGCTATAGTTCGATGAACACGCATTATGCCCTGCACGAGGCGCCTCGCTACACCGCACTTGAAGGCTTGCCTGACCCGATGGTCGTCGAATGCCTTCCGGCCAAGCTCGACACCTTCCGTCAGGAATTCGACGATCTGCGGTATAATCGCAGGCCAGCGCACCCCAGTCTGGTCTGCGCCACGCACACCAATTTCGACAAGTCGCGCGCGCCGGAAGGCAAGGCAACGCTCTATAAATATTCTTTCATGCCCTATGATCTGAACGACGGCGGCAGCGCCGCATGGGATGACGTGAAAGAGGAGGCGGCCGACCGCCTGCTTGATTTCTTCCGCAAGTTCACGACCAACATGTCGAGCGACAACATCATTGCTCGCCATGTCGATTCACCCCTGGATTACGAGCGTTCCACGCCCAGCTTCCGCCGTGGCGATGTGAGCGGTATTGGGCGCTATCTCTACCAGTTTCTTGGCCGCAGACCCACCCCGGCGCTGTCGCAATATGCTGTGCCAGGTGTGGAGAAACTCTATCTTTCCGGCCCGTTCATGCATCCCGGCGGCGGCGTAATCGGCGGCGGGCGCGCGACAGCCATAAAAATCATGGGCGACCTTGGCATGGATTTCGACAGGTTGTTCGTCGAATAG
- a CDS encoding quinone oxidoreductase family protein: protein MIRVHECGGPEVLRYETVEVPPPSAGQVLVRNCAIGLNFIDAYFRIGRYRAVLPFIPGLEGAGIVEEIGPGVEGISVGDRVGYIDPLGAYAEFLLRPAARLIKLPDSVDLRDAAAMLLKGMTAEYLLNRTYPVRAGEVVLIHAAAGGVGQILCQWAKHLGAEVIGTVGSAAKKDLAQRAGCDHIIVMSEEEFAPRVREITAGKGVPVVYDGIGATSFRGSLDCLSPFGTMVSFGNASGPIPPFDVQVLANKGSLFLTRPGLASYTASRDDLEASTARLFSVIEQGAVRIEIGECYPLAEAARAHADLEARRLTGSNILLP, encoded by the coding sequence GTGATCCGAGTTCACGAATGTGGCGGCCCCGAGGTGCTGCGCTACGAAACGGTTGAAGTTCCACCGCCATCGGCTGGCCAGGTGTTGGTTCGCAATTGCGCGATCGGGCTTAACTTCATCGATGCCTATTTTCGCATCGGGCGCTATCGGGCCGTCCTTCCCTTCATACCGGGCCTGGAGGGGGCGGGCATCGTCGAGGAAATCGGGCCGGGTGTGGAAGGCATCAGCGTGGGGGACCGGGTTGGCTACATCGACCCGCTTGGCGCCTATGCCGAGTTTCTGTTGAGGCCAGCCGCGCGTCTGATCAAATTGCCTGACTCGGTTGATCTACGTGACGCTGCCGCAATGCTGCTCAAAGGTATGACGGCAGAATATCTGCTCAATCGCACCTACCCGGTCCGGGCGGGTGAGGTGGTTTTGATCCACGCCGCTGCGGGAGGGGTTGGGCAGATCCTGTGCCAATGGGCCAAACATCTCGGCGCAGAGGTGATCGGCACTGTCGGATCAGCCGCCAAGAAGGATCTGGCACAGCGTGCGGGATGCGATCACATAATCGTGATGAGCGAAGAAGAGTTCGCTCCGCGCGTTCGGGAAATCACCGCAGGCAAGGGCGTGCCGGTTGTGTACGATGGAATCGGTGCAACGAGTTTTCGAGGTTCGCTCGATTGCCTTTCACCGTTCGGGACGATGGTATCTTTCGGCAATGCATCGGGACCGATCCCGCCCTTTGATGTGCAGGTTCTTGCCAACAAGGGTTCGCTTTTCCTCACCCGGCCGGGGCTGGCAAGCTACACCGCCTCGCGCGATGATTTGGAGGCAAGCACTGCTCGGCTGTTTTCGGTCATCGAGCAAGGCGCGGTCAGGATCGAAATCGGGGAATGTTATCCGCTGGCCGAAGCCGCAAGGGCACACGCAGATCTCGAAGCGCGACGTTTGACCGGATCAAACATTCTTCTTCCCTGA
- a CDS encoding 3-carboxyethylcatechol 2,3-dioxygenase, giving the protein MPIAACAAAKVAGNVMTLSLICASHTPMLSRVPIDPGQSARVRAGFDALSLHVQEFDPEIIIQFSPDHFQGFFHRLMPNFCVGLAARSAEDWDIGPGELDVPVDAAKALVGWLQDHDFDVATSRNMIVDHGFLQMWQEMRGKFTDLPIIPIFVNCAAPPLPRYRRMRMLGEAVGQFAQSTGKRVLVVASGGLSHDPPVPNVEQVPAAVAERLINGGGRNADEKVAREAHLTEFGVLAAKGEGPCAPLNPAWDRAFLEILQGGDISRCDAFDEDAVRAAAGRAANEVLCWVAAACPPSAPMAQI; this is encoded by the coding sequence ATGCCGATCGCGGCTTGTGCGGCGGCGAAAGTTGCAGGAAATGTCATGACATTGTCGCTGATATGCGCCTCCCACACCCCGATGTTGAGCAGAGTTCCTATTGATCCGGGCCAGTCTGCCCGGGTGCGCGCCGGTTTCGATGCCTTGTCCCTGCATGTTCAGGAATTCGATCCCGAGATTATCATCCAGTTCTCGCCAGATCATTTTCAGGGGTTTTTCCATCGCCTGATGCCAAATTTCTGTGTGGGCCTTGCTGCCCGGTCAGCAGAAGACTGGGATATCGGTCCAGGCGAACTTGATGTCCCCGTCGATGCCGCAAAGGCGCTGGTGGGCTGGCTGCAGGACCATGATTTTGATGTGGCGACGTCGCGCAACATGATTGTGGATCACGGCTTCTTGCAGATGTGGCAGGAAATGCGCGGCAAGTTTACCGACCTTCCGATTATTCCGATCTTCGTCAATTGTGCTGCTCCGCCACTGCCCCGCTATCGGCGGATGCGCATGCTTGGGGAGGCGGTTGGTCAATTTGCCCAGTCAACCGGCAAGCGGGTGTTGGTGGTGGCGTCGGGCGGCCTGTCTCACGATCCGCCGGTCCCCAATGTCGAACAAGTTCCGGCAGCGGTTGCGGAAAGGTTGATAAACGGCGGAGGACGCAACGCCGATGAAAAGGTCGCGCGGGAGGCGCATCTGACTGAATTCGGTGTTCTGGCCGCCAAGGGGGAGGGGCCGTGCGCACCGCTTAACCCCGCGTGGGACCGGGCATTTCTGGAAATCTTGCAAGGGGGCGATATTTCCCGCTGTGACGCCTTCGATGAGGACGCGGTGCGCGCAGCCGCTGGCCGCGCCGCAAACGAGGTCCTGTGCTGGGTAGCTGCAGCATGTCCGCCGTCAGCACCAATGGCACAGATTTGA
- a CDS encoding IS3 family transposase (programmed frameshift), translated as MKPKPSLKNSPTKAPAERVVKDIRRQTRRHFSAEDKIRIVLDGLRGEDSIAELCRKEGIAQSLYYTWSKEFMEAGKRRLAGDTARAATTGEVQDLRREARALKECVADLTLENRLLKKHDRGWGRRRMRYPASEKLEIIRIVEQSHLPAKHTLDKLGIPRRTFYRWYDRFVEGGPEALEDRPSAPSRVWNRIGDDIQGQIVEMALDYSELSPRELAVRFTDEKRYFVSEATVYRLLKAHDLITSPAYVVIKAADRFHTQTTRPNEMWQTDFTYFKIIGWGWMYLSTVLDDFSRYIIAWKLCTNMRAEDVTDTLDLALKASGCDSATVLHKPRLLSDNGPSYIAGELAEYIDAQKMSHVRGAPMHPQTQGKIERWHQTLKNRILLENYFLPGDLEAQIEAFVEHYNNQRYHESLNNVTPADAYLGRAPAIIKQRERIKRKTIEYRRLQHRRLAA; from the exons ATGAAGCCCAAACCCTCCTTGAAAAATTCGCCGACAAAGGCCCCTGCTGAGCGTGTTGTGAAGGATATCCGGCGGCAGACCCGGCGCCATTTCTCAGCCGAAGACAAGATCCGTATTGTGCTGGACGGTCTGCGCGGCGAGGACAGCATCGCCGAGTTGTGCCGCAAGGAAGGCATTGCCCAAAGCCTGTATTACACCTGGTCGAAGGAGTTCATGGAAGCGGGCAAGCGGCGCCTGGCCGGTGACACCGCCCGTGCTGCGACCACTGGCGAGGTGCAGGATCTGCGCCGCGAGGCCCGTGCCCTGAAGGAATGCGTGGCCGACCTGACGCTGGAAAACCGCCTGCTT AAAAAGCATGATCGCGGATGGGGGCGACGACGAATGAGGTATCCCGCATCCGAAAAGCTCGAGATCATCCGGATCGTCGAGCAGTCGCACCTGCCCGCCAAGCACACGCTGGACAAACTCGGCATCCCCCGCCGGACGTTCTACCGCTGGTACGATCGCTTCGTCGAAGGCGGGCCGGAGGCGCTGGAAGATCGGCCATCGGCGCCGAGTCGGGTGTGGAACCGCATCGGCGACGATATCCAGGGCCAGATCGTCGAGATGGCGCTGGATTACAGCGAGCTGTCACCGCGCGAACTGGCGGTGCGCTTCACCGACGAGAAGCGCTACTTCGTGTCGGAGGCCACCGTTTACCGCCTGTTGAAGGCCCACGATCTGATTACCAGTCCGGCCTATGTGGTGATCAAGGCCGCCGATCGCTTCCATACCCAGACCACGCGTCCGAACGAGATGTGGCAGACCGATTTTACCTACTTCAAGATCATCGGGTGGGGCTGGATGTACCTGTCGACCGTGCTCGACGACTTCTCGCGCTACATTATCGCCTGGAAACTGTGCACCAACATGCGCGCCGAGGATGTCACCGACACGCTGGACCTGGCCCTTAAGGCTTCCGGCTGCGACAGCGCCACCGTGCTGCACAAGCCCAGGCTGCTCAGCGATAACGGCCCCAGCTACATCGCGGGCGAACTGGCGGAATACATCGATGCCCAGAAGATGAGCCATGTACGCGGCGCTCCGATGCACCCCCAGACCCAAGGCAAGATCGAGCGCTGGCACCAAACCCTGAAAAACCGCATCCTGCTGGAAAACTACTTCCTGCCCGGCGACCTTGAGGCCCAGATCGAGGCCTTCGTCGAGCATTACAACAACCAGCGTTACCACGAGAGCCTGAACAACGTGACGCCCGCCGACGCCTACCTCGGCAGGGCTCCCGCCATCATCAAACAGCGCGAAAGGATCAAGCGAAAGACCATCGAATATCGGCGCTTGCAACACCGCAGGCTCGCCGCTTAA
- a CDS encoding TonB-dependent receptor, giving the protein MKQSYRSGTVSAVGRIAHRTRRSSLWTTSAVLSLAVAFSATAQTVPEGSATRDAATLGSIGDIVVTARRVEEKLQDVPVSISAVSGNTLVARGVANLAEIGSAVPGVFTAPGSSRGASAPIFAIRGQINREPSATTDPSVGIYFAELPWARAMGVNAGLVDISSVQVLKGPQGTLFGRNATAGAILITPTAPTDDFEGYLKFGGGNYAQVRGEVVLNVPLSEQVALRVVGSHEERAGYLHDAFSGAEANDLNNDNLRAQLRIRSGGLTSTFIGTYFNATGNGEGARLAKIAPAPSSPQVAGVYAQLPAALAATNALGRYEFLTSFNQQTANILIGGVPSVFLTQQDQNQSAYGIQNNTEIELGSSGLGNLALKNIIGYRVVDGSQTFETIPAPFLGVQAATEQNIRQFSEELQLQGKGDGFNFVTGLFYFREKGNELTTQYAVAPTFSISDIDIKNTSYSAFAHVGIDLAENLTFTAGARITHDKRAVTYHSRRQTTPGVSANPMYACPLQPAAGVGNGSACNLPVSIAFTEPTWDVGISYHPAPSSLIYASVARGYRSGGFSGSATNVLQLQAFQPESNITYEVGTKNDFKLGQTPLRFNLAGYYTDYRDVQRTVNAITLAGNTNTTINAAKAHIWGVEAEVVWRPVDILTLTAGYAYTDPKYDKFSDLYREPTNGVNYVVDVSDSQFILISKNTINLSANLQIPIEERFGSLSLTSSYNYRSGFYTTNDINTARCQVPGDPNPAAVYVSCYNHAGRLPGYGLIDFRLDWKDFLGGSADVAFVAKNVANKYYFHNALNALNNVGSFAVQVGPPRMMSVEVRVPFGAMR; this is encoded by the coding sequence ATGAAACAATCTTACCGATCAGGCACCGTGTCCGCCGTTGGACGCATCGCTCATCGCACAAGGCGTTCCAGCTTATGGACAACCAGCGCAGTTCTGAGTCTTGCTGTCGCCTTTTCTGCGACCGCTCAAACCGTTCCCGAGGGCAGCGCCACCCGCGATGCGGCAACTCTGGGCTCGATCGGTGACATCGTGGTGACTGCACGGCGGGTCGAGGAGAAACTCCAGGACGTGCCGGTTTCCATATCCGCGGTGAGCGGTAATACACTGGTCGCGCGCGGAGTGGCAAACCTTGCGGAGATTGGCAGCGCGGTTCCCGGCGTGTTTACTGCTCCGGGTTCATCTCGCGGTGCCAGCGCCCCGATTTTCGCCATTCGCGGCCAGATCAACCGTGAACCGAGCGCCACCACTGATCCTTCGGTCGGTATTTACTTCGCAGAACTTCCCTGGGCGCGGGCGATGGGCGTGAACGCTGGACTCGTAGATATCAGTTCGGTTCAGGTGCTTAAAGGACCACAAGGGACGCTGTTTGGTCGAAATGCGACCGCTGGCGCGATCCTCATTACACCCACCGCGCCGACCGACGATTTCGAAGGTTACCTGAAATTTGGTGGCGGAAATTACGCTCAGGTGCGTGGTGAGGTTGTGCTCAATGTGCCGCTCAGCGAGCAAGTTGCATTACGTGTGGTCGGTTCCCATGAGGAACGAGCCGGCTATCTCCACGATGCATTCAGCGGAGCTGAGGCCAATGATCTCAACAATGACAACCTTCGGGCCCAGTTGCGCATAAGGTCGGGCGGCTTAACCTCCACCTTCATCGGGACCTATTTCAATGCCACAGGCAATGGAGAAGGAGCACGACTGGCGAAGATCGCGCCCGCGCCATCATCACCGCAGGTCGCCGGGGTTTATGCGCAACTGCCCGCCGCGCTGGCCGCGACAAATGCGCTTGGCCGATACGAATTCTTGACTTCGTTCAATCAGCAGACGGCCAATATACTTATCGGAGGCGTGCCGTCGGTGTTCCTGACACAGCAGGACCAGAACCAGTCGGCTTATGGGATCCAGAACAATACGGAGATTGAACTGGGATCGAGCGGTTTAGGTAACCTCGCCTTGAAAAATATTATCGGCTACCGCGTGGTCGATGGATCGCAAACTTTTGAAACCATTCCAGCGCCTTTCCTGGGAGTCCAGGCAGCGACCGAGCAGAACATTCGCCAGTTTTCAGAGGAATTGCAGCTTCAGGGGAAAGGTGATGGGTTCAACTTTGTTACTGGCCTGTTCTATTTCCGTGAGAAAGGCAACGAACTAACCACCCAGTATGCTGTGGCTCCGACTTTCTCAATTTCCGATATTGATATCAAAAACACTTCCTATTCTGCGTTCGCCCATGTCGGCATCGATCTGGCCGAAAACCTGACCTTCACTGCGGGCGCGCGGATTACGCACGACAAACGAGCTGTGACCTATCACAGCCGTCGTCAGACAACGCCGGGAGTCAGCGCCAATCCGATGTACGCCTGCCCACTCCAGCCAGCGGCTGGAGTGGGCAATGGCAGCGCGTGCAATCTTCCTGTGTCGATCGCGTTTACCGAACCGACCTGGGATGTGGGTATCAGTTACCATCCCGCCCCGTCCTCGCTCATCTACGCCTCGGTCGCCCGCGGCTATCGGTCAGGTGGTTTCAGCGGGAGTGCGACAAATGTACTGCAGCTTCAGGCGTTTCAGCCCGAAAGCAATATCACTTATGAAGTGGGCACGAAAAACGATTTCAAATTGGGGCAGACCCCGTTGCGGTTCAATCTCGCCGGTTATTATACCGACTATCGCGACGTTCAGCGGACGGTCAACGCGATTACGCTTGCCGGCAATACCAACACGACAATCAACGCGGCTAAGGCGCACATTTGGGGCGTCGAAGCCGAAGTGGTCTGGCGGCCGGTGGACATCCTGACGCTGACTGCGGGTTATGCTTACACCGATCCCAAATACGATAAGTTCAGTGATCTCTATCGCGAGCCTACCAATGGCGTGAACTACGTGGTCGATGTCTCCGATTCCCAGTTCATCCTGATATCCAAGAACACAATTAACCTCTCTGCCAACCTCCAGATTCCTATTGAGGAACGGTTTGGTTCTTTGTCCCTCACGTCAAGCTACAATTATCGTTCGGGATTTTACACCACGAACGACATCAATACTGCCCGATGCCAGGTTCCGGGCGATCCAAATCCTGCCGCAGTCTATGTCAGTTGCTACAACCACGCCGGACGACTTCCTGGTTACGGCTTGATCGATTTTCGGTTGGACTGGAAGGATTTCCTTGGTGGGTCCGCAGATGTTGCCTTTGTCGCCAAGAATGTTGCGAATAAATACTATTTTCACAACGCGCTCAACGCACTCAACAATGTTGGCAGTTTCGCGGTCCAGGTTGGGCCGCCGCGCATGATGAGCGTCGAGGTGCGGGTGCCATTCGGAGCAATGCGCTAA